In the Catharus ustulatus isolate bCatUst1 chromosome 18, bCatUst1.pri.v2, whole genome shotgun sequence genome, one interval contains:
- the PISD gene encoding phosphatidylserine decarboxylase proenzyme, mitochondrial isoform X1 produces the protein MVRCYKALSNPPPSCYNLRKVKIHVRRLRSGNGGSSSCAGDQHPQLGSPGPPGSASGTPSRRTRFRLQFPQLALRRRLGQLSCMSRPALKLRSWPLTILYYLLPFGALKPLTRVGWRPMSRVALYKSVPTRLLSRAWGRLNQVELPTWLRKPVYSLYIWTFGVNMKEAAVEDLHHYRNLSEFFRRKLKPQARPVCCVHSVISPSDGKILNFGQVKNCEVEQVKGVTYSLESFLGPRVSTEEIRFSQAPTGNSFQQQLVTKEGNELYHCVIYLAPGDYHCFHSPTDWTVSHRRHFPGSLMSVNPGVARWIKELFCHNERVVLTGDWKHGFFSLTAVGATNVGSIRIYFDQDLHTNSPSYSKGSYNDFSFISNNNKEGIPMRKGEHLGEFNLGSTIVLIFEAPKDFKFNLKAGQKIRFGEALGSL, from the exons ATGGTGAGATGCTACAAAGCTTTATCTAACCCTCCACCCTCTTGCTACAACCTCCGCAAAGTTAAAATTCATGTCCGGAGGCTGCGTTCAGGGaacggcggcagcagcagctgtgccgGGGACCAGCACCCGCAGCTGGGGAGTCCAGGCCCGCCTGGCTCTGCCAGTGGGACACCAAGTAGGAGAACTCGTTTCAG GTTGCAATTCCCCCAGCTGGCCCTGAGGCGAAGGTTGGGCCAGCTGAGCTGTATGTCTAGGCCTGCTCTGAAACTCCGTTCTTGGCCTCTGACTATTCTCTATTACCTTCTGCCTTTCGGTGCTCTTAAACCCTTGACCAGAGTGGGATGGAGGCCTATGAGCAGG GTTGCCCTGTACAAGTCGGTCCCAACTCGGCTGCTGTCCCGAGCCTGGGGTCGCCTGAACCAGGTGGAGCTGCCCACGTGGCTGCGGAAGCCGGTGTACAGCCTGTACATCTGGACCTTCGGGGTGAACATGAAGGAGGCAGCTGTGGAGGATCTGCATCACTACAGGAACCTCAGCGAGTTCTTCCGCAGGAAGCTGAAACCACAGGCGCGGCCTGTCTGCTGCGTGCACAGTGTG ATTAGCCCTTCTGATGGAAAGATCCTTAATTTTGGACAGGTAAAAAATTGTGAAGTGGAGCAAGTAAAAGGAGTTACTTATTCTCTGGAATCTTTCTTGGGACCTCGCGTCTCCACAGAGGAAATACGCTTTAGTCAGG CCCCAACTGGTAACTCTTTTCAGCAACAACTGGTCACAAAGGAGGGGAATGAGCTCTACCACTGTGTAATTTACCTTGCACCAGGGGATTATCACTGCTTCCACTCACCCACAGACTGGACAGTGTCACACCGACGGCATTTCCCAG GCTCTCTGATGTCTGTCAATCCTGGAGTTGCTCGCTGGATCAAGGAGCTGTTCTGCCACAATGAACGGGTTGTCCTTACAGGTGACTGGAAGCATGGCTTTTTCTCTCTGACAGCTGTAGGAGCAACAAACGTGGGCTCCATCCGCATCTACTTTGACCAG GACTTGCACACGAACAGTCCAAGTTACTCTAAAGGTTCCTACAATGACTTCAGCTTCATATCCAACAACAACAAGGAGGGAATTCCCATGAGGAAAGGAGAACATTTAGGGGAATTTAACTTAGGCTCTACGATTGTACTAATCTTTGAGGCACCCAAGGACTTCAAATTCAACCTCAAAGCTGGACAGAAAATCCGCTTTGGAGAAGCACTGGGCTCTCTATAG
- the LOC117004603 gene encoding melanotransferrin-like — protein MMKAVILTVLITFSLLASGKKFRWCTLSDLEQRKCAELSKALTAVLPLTTASSFTRISCIRAHNTYDCIDKIRANKADAASLDAGDVYSAVKLYGLAVVAKEIYDQGNCVFAVAIAKRGTLDIRSLRGVRSCHNGARWTSGWNIPLGFLLARNYLSWDEAQPLSQAISEYFNASCIPGVGLAAPRLCALCQGQKSYVRDRNHFCETSNNEPFYDSEGAFRCLKDGVADVAFLDHLRIMSTTESEQQEYELLCPDGSTAELTEYSTCNLGKGPGRGIVTRNNFQKITNKFLSMIQRLFGRKGKERDRFELFSSAAFGGKNLLFRDATQHLQLLEEQLEIAYVLGLDYVALLKGLGHEGSSLDNSVVRWCCISDAELRKCEEWALNIKSDPLVCVQATSMTKCIEMIKSSEADAVTLDATHVYIAGRCGLVPVAAECYGGDCAPAAETMEKTGKLIHLKHKALPPVYAVALAKKSAKQIHIHNLRGRRSCHSHLYSPGGWLLLSRHTVGAQQNDTDNCDIASVYQNYFWKGCMPGADGNLCKVCIGDGEVEGARVSSRCAASHNERYYGNMGALRCLVGNPSGRSFGDVAFLEHSNLLQNIDDLGSSGWAKGYTPLDFELLCPDGTRAAVTEWAGCNLGPIPPSTVMTRPVTVTKISDFLLKSQESLGSKLDSEFQLFQSWKYGESDLLFKDTTQHLVHASHLSYQDILGESFMQLAESVFNCTPAGILDFCKQDICASSSK, from the exons ATGATGAAGGCAGTGATTTTAACTGTCCTAATCACCTTCTCTTTGCTGGCTTCAG GGAAGAAATTCCGATGGTGCACCCTTTCTGACCTGGAACAAAGAAAGTGTGCTGAGCTCTCCAAGGCGCTTACGGCTGTGCTTCCCCTCACCACTGCCAGTTCCTTTACTAGGATTTCTTGCATCAGAGCCCACAACACATATGACTGCATTGATAAAATCAGA GCAAATAAAGCAGATGCTGCCTCCTTGGATGCTGGAGATGTTTACTCTGCTGTAAAGCTGTACGGTTTGGCAGTGGTGGCAAAGGAGATCTATGATCAAG GAAACTGTGTGTTTGCTGTAGCCATTGCCAAACGAGGAACCCTGGATATCCGGAGCCTACGAGGGGTGCGCAGCTGTCACAATGGAGCCAGGTGGACATCAGGCTGGAATATTCCACTTGGCTTTCTCCTTGCAAGAAATTATCTTTCCTGGGATGAGGCACAACCTCTGAGCCAAG CAATTAGTGAGTATTTCAATGCAAGCTGCATCCCTGGGGTTGGTCTTGCTGCTCCCCGACTGTGCGCTCTCTGCCAAGGACAAAAATCCTATGTCAGAGACAGGAACCACTTCTGTGAGACAAGCAATAATGAACCCTTCTATGACTCCGAGGGAGCCTTCAG GTGCTTGAAGGATGGAGTGGCAGATGTTGCCTTTTTAGATCATCTAAGAATTATGAGTACCACAG AGTCAGAACAACAGGAATATGAACTCTTGTGTCCTGATGGGTCCACAGCTGAGCTGACTGAATACAGCACCTGTAACCTGGGCAAGGGGCCTGGCCGCGGCATCGTCACCCGCAACAACTTCCAGAAGATCACCAACAAATTTCTTAGCATGATCCAA CGCCTCTTTGGGcgtaaaggaaaggaaagagacaGATTTGAACTCTTCAGTTCAGCAGCCTTTGGGGGGAAGAACCTGCTGTTCCGAGATGCCACTCAGCACCTGCAGCTTcttgaggagcagctggagattGCCTATGTCCTTGGTCTGGATTATGTAGCTCTCCTTAAGGGACTCGGCCATGAAG GGAGCTCTTTGGACAACAGCGTTGTGCGCTGGTGCTGCATCAGCGATGCTGAGCTTCGCAAATGTGAGGAGTGGGCACTGAACATCAAATCCGACCCGTTAGTCTGTGTCCAAGCCACTTCCATGACCAAATGCATTGAAATGATCAAG AGTAGTGAGGCTGATGCTGTCACCCTGGATGCAACACACGTGTACATTGCAGGGAGATGTGGACTGGTGCCTGTAGCTGCAGAATGCTATG GGGGAGATTGTGCCCCAGCAGCTGAGACCATGGAGAAAACAGGGAAACTAATTCATCTTAAGCACAAAG CACTACCACCCGTTTATGCTGTTGCCCTAGCTAAGAAAAGTGCCAAACAGATTCACATCCATAACCTTAGGGGAAGGCGATCCTGCCACAGTCACCTGTACAGTCCTGGAGGATGGCTGCTTCTGTCCAGACACACAGTGGGAGCTCAGCAGAATGATACTGACAACTGTGATATTGCCTCTG TTTACCAGAATTACTTTTGGAAGGGCTGCATGCCAGGAGCAGATGGAAACCTGTGCAAGGTGTGCATCGGAGATGGTGAGGTGGAAGGAGCTCGTGTGTCCAGCAGATGTGCTGCAAGTCACAACGAACGTTACTACGGCAATATGGGAGCACTCAG GTGCCTAGTTGGCAATCCCAGTGGAAGAAGCTTTGGAGATGTAGCTTTCCTGGAGCACTCAAACCTGCTCCAGAACATAGATG ATCTGGGCAGCTCTGGTTGGGCAAAGGGTTATACCCCCCTTGACTTTGAACTGCTGTGTCCGGACGGAACCCGCGCCGCAGTCACGGAATGGGCAGGCTGTAACCTGGGCCCCATTCCCCCCAGCACAGTCATGACTCGACCAGTCACTGTCACTAAAATCTCTGATTTCCTACTGAAATCTCAG GAATCTCTGGGAAGCAAATTGGATTCTGAATTCCAGCTCTTTCAGTCATGGAAGTATGGTGAAAGTGATCTGCTTTTCAAAGACACTACTCAACACCTTGTTCATGCAAGTCACCTGAGCTATCAGGACATCCTTGGAGAGTCTTTCATGCAGCTGGCAGAATCAGTGTTTAATTGCACACCTGCAG GCATCTTGGACTTCTGCAAACAGGATATCTGTGCATCCTCATCCAAGTGA
- the PRR14L gene encoding protein PRR14L isoform X2 has protein sequence MLPHLPVQSMGALQTAGHAIRLEASFPVPLPKPRALPESLPSPPRLSASELQIPALDEADASVPACLRSQDDTELKKTEAEKRPKKVSQIRIRKTVPKPDPNLTPMGLPKPKRLKKKEFSLEEIYTNKNYKSPPPARSLETIFEEPKEKNGHLISVSQQKRKRILEFQDFTLPRKRKTRGKIKAVGSFTRAKRAALQSAELDVLLSQKLMDLEAFFAEEVEQEQASSI, from the exons TCTGGAAGCTTCATTCCCTGTTCCGTTACCAAAGCCTCGTGCACTTCCAGAGTCATTGCCATCTCCTCCCAGGCTTTCAGCGTCTGAGCTCCAGATCCCTGCCCTTGATGAAGCAGATGCTTCTGTTCCAGCCTGTCTGAGATCCCAAGATgacacagaactgaaaaaa ACGGAGGCAGAAAAGAGGCCAAAGAAAGTCTCCCAGATCCGAATCAGGAAAACTGTTCCTAAGCCAGACCCTAACCTTACTCCAATGGGACTACCCAAACCAAAAAG GcttaagaagaaagaatttaGTTTAGAAGAAATTTACACAAACAAGAACTATAAgtcccctcctcctgccag GAGCTTGGAAACAATCTTTGAGGAGCCCAAGGAGAAAAATGGACACTTGATTTCTGTCAGCCAGCAAAAGAGAAAGCGGATTCTGGAATTTCAGGACTTTACTCTTCCCCGGAAAAGGAAGACACGAGGCAAAATCAAAGCAGTGGGTAGTTTCACCCGAGCAAAAAGAGCTGCACTGCAGAGTGCAGAGTTAGATGTTCTTCTGAGTCAGAAGCTAATGGACCTTGAAGCCTTTTTTGCAGAGGAGGTTGAGCAGGAGCAGGCCTCCAGCATCTGA
- the PISD gene encoding phosphatidylserine decarboxylase proenzyme, mitochondrial isoform X2 — MAAAAARSSLLCSCNLLVHKNLCVRAGVLWKQPPSRTFFSDRKKLHTAPVGQVFRLRPFHVLVATGGGYAGYRKYEDYKLEQLEKRGIEVPVKLASEWEVALYKSVPTRLLSRAWGRLNQVELPTWLRKPVYSLYIWTFGVNMKEAAVEDLHHYRNLSEFFRRKLKPQARPVCCVHSVISPSDGKILNFGQVKNCEVEQVKGVTYSLESFLGPRVSTEEIRFSQAPTGNSFQQQLVTKEGNELYHCVIYLAPGDYHCFHSPTDWTVSHRRHFPGSLMSVNPGVARWIKELFCHNERVVLTGDWKHGFFSLTAVGATNVGSIRIYFDQDLHTNSPSYSKGSYNDFSFISNNNKEGIPMRKGEHLGEFNLGSTIVLIFEAPKDFKFNLKAGQKIRFGEALGSL, encoded by the exons atggcggcggccgcggcgcgGAGCAG TTTGCTGTGCAGCTGTAACTTGCTGGTGCATAAGAACCTGTGTGTTAGAGCTGGAGTCCTGTGGAAGCAGCCTCCTTCAAGGACATTTTTCAGTG ACAGGAAGAAGCTTCACACTGCTCCGGTGGGGCAAGTCTTCCGCCTGCGGCCCTTCCATGTTCTGGTAGCTACAGGTGGAGGATATGCAGGATACAGAAAATATGAGGATTACAAGTTGGAACAGCTGGAGAAGAGGGGCATAGAGGTGCCTGTGAAGCTTGCAAGTGAATGGGAG GTTGCCCTGTACAAGTCGGTCCCAACTCGGCTGCTGTCCCGAGCCTGGGGTCGCCTGAACCAGGTGGAGCTGCCCACGTGGCTGCGGAAGCCGGTGTACAGCCTGTACATCTGGACCTTCGGGGTGAACATGAAGGAGGCAGCTGTGGAGGATCTGCATCACTACAGGAACCTCAGCGAGTTCTTCCGCAGGAAGCTGAAACCACAGGCGCGGCCTGTCTGCTGCGTGCACAGTGTG ATTAGCCCTTCTGATGGAAAGATCCTTAATTTTGGACAGGTAAAAAATTGTGAAGTGGAGCAAGTAAAAGGAGTTACTTATTCTCTGGAATCTTTCTTGGGACCTCGCGTCTCCACAGAGGAAATACGCTTTAGTCAGG CCCCAACTGGTAACTCTTTTCAGCAACAACTGGTCACAAAGGAGGGGAATGAGCTCTACCACTGTGTAATTTACCTTGCACCAGGGGATTATCACTGCTTCCACTCACCCACAGACTGGACAGTGTCACACCGACGGCATTTCCCAG GCTCTCTGATGTCTGTCAATCCTGGAGTTGCTCGCTGGATCAAGGAGCTGTTCTGCCACAATGAACGGGTTGTCCTTACAGGTGACTGGAAGCATGGCTTTTTCTCTCTGACAGCTGTAGGAGCAACAAACGTGGGCTCCATCCGCATCTACTTTGACCAG GACTTGCACACGAACAGTCCAAGTTACTCTAAAGGTTCCTACAATGACTTCAGCTTCATATCCAACAACAACAAGGAGGGAATTCCCATGAGGAAAGGAGAACATTTAGGGGAATTTAACTTAGGCTCTACGATTGTACTAATCTTTGAGGCACCCAAGGACTTCAAATTCAACCTCAAAGCTGGACAGAAAATCCGCTTTGGAGAAGCACTGGGCTCTCTATAG
- the PISD gene encoding phosphatidylserine decarboxylase proenzyme, mitochondrial isoform X4 yields MPEQAKEREVEEKRLSLARAVTLTMCQSNTLQGPELHTGKWLRSGNGGSSSCAGDQHPQLGSPGPPGSASGTPSRRTRFRLQFPQLALRRRLGQLSCMSRPALKLRSWPLTILYYLLPFGALKPLTRVGWRPMSRVALYKSVPTRLLSRAWGRLNQVELPTWLRKPVYSLYIWTFGVNMKEAAVEDLHHYRNLSEFFRRKLKPQARPVCCVHSVISPSDGKILNFGQVKNCEVEQVKGVTYSLESFLGPRVSTEEIRFSQAPTGNSFQQQLVTKEGNELYHCVIYLAPGDYHCFHSPTDWTVSHRRHFPGSLMSVNPGVARWIKELFCHNERVVLTGDWKHGFFSLTAVGATNVGSIRIYFDQDLHTNSPSYSKGSYNDFSFISNNNKEGIPMRKGEHLGEFNLGSTIVLIFEAPKDFKFNLKAGQKIRFGEALGSL; encoded by the exons ATGCCGGAGCAAGCAAAGGAAAGAGAGGTAGAGGAAAAAAGACTGAGCCTTGCAAGAGCCGTCACCCTGACGATGTGTCAGTCAAACACCCTGCAGGGACCAGAGCTCCACACAGGGAAATG GCTGCGTTCAGGGaacggcggcagcagcagctgtgccgGGGACCAGCACCCGCAGCTGGGGAGTCCAGGCCCGCCTGGCTCTGCCAGTGGGACACCAAGTAGGAGAACTCGTTTCAG GTTGCAATTCCCCCAGCTGGCCCTGAGGCGAAGGTTGGGCCAGCTGAGCTGTATGTCTAGGCCTGCTCTGAAACTCCGTTCTTGGCCTCTGACTATTCTCTATTACCTTCTGCCTTTCGGTGCTCTTAAACCCTTGACCAGAGTGGGATGGAGGCCTATGAGCAGG GTTGCCCTGTACAAGTCGGTCCCAACTCGGCTGCTGTCCCGAGCCTGGGGTCGCCTGAACCAGGTGGAGCTGCCCACGTGGCTGCGGAAGCCGGTGTACAGCCTGTACATCTGGACCTTCGGGGTGAACATGAAGGAGGCAGCTGTGGAGGATCTGCATCACTACAGGAACCTCAGCGAGTTCTTCCGCAGGAAGCTGAAACCACAGGCGCGGCCTGTCTGCTGCGTGCACAGTGTG ATTAGCCCTTCTGATGGAAAGATCCTTAATTTTGGACAGGTAAAAAATTGTGAAGTGGAGCAAGTAAAAGGAGTTACTTATTCTCTGGAATCTTTCTTGGGACCTCGCGTCTCCACAGAGGAAATACGCTTTAGTCAGG CCCCAACTGGTAACTCTTTTCAGCAACAACTGGTCACAAAGGAGGGGAATGAGCTCTACCACTGTGTAATTTACCTTGCACCAGGGGATTATCACTGCTTCCACTCACCCACAGACTGGACAGTGTCACACCGACGGCATTTCCCAG GCTCTCTGATGTCTGTCAATCCTGGAGTTGCTCGCTGGATCAAGGAGCTGTTCTGCCACAATGAACGGGTTGTCCTTACAGGTGACTGGAAGCATGGCTTTTTCTCTCTGACAGCTGTAGGAGCAACAAACGTGGGCTCCATCCGCATCTACTTTGACCAG GACTTGCACACGAACAGTCCAAGTTACTCTAAAGGTTCCTACAATGACTTCAGCTTCATATCCAACAACAACAAGGAGGGAATTCCCATGAGGAAAGGAGAACATTTAGGGGAATTTAACTTAGGCTCTACGATTGTACTAATCTTTGAGGCACCCAAGGACTTCAAATTCAACCTCAAAGCTGGACAGAAAATCCGCTTTGGAGAAGCACTGGGCTCTCTATAG
- the PISD gene encoding phosphatidylserine decarboxylase proenzyme, mitochondrial isoform X3: MPEQAKEREVEEKRLSLARAVTLTMCQSNTLQGPELHTGKWLQFPQLALRRRLGQLSCMSRPALKLRSWPLTILYYLLPFGALKPLTRVGWRPMSRVALYKSVPTRLLSRAWGRLNQVELPTWLRKPVYSLYIWTFGVNMKEAAVEDLHHYRNLSEFFRRKLKPQARPVCCVHSVISPSDGKILNFGQVKNCEVEQVKGVTYSLESFLGPRVSTEEIRFSQAPTGNSFQQQLVTKEGNELYHCVIYLAPGDYHCFHSPTDWTVSHRRHFPGSLMSVNPGVARWIKELFCHNERVVLTGDWKHGFFSLTAVGATNVGSIRIYFDQDLHTNSPSYSKGSYNDFSFISNNNKEGIPMRKGEHLGEFNLGSTIVLIFEAPKDFKFNLKAGQKIRFGEALGSL, translated from the exons ATGCCGGAGCAAGCAAAGGAAAGAGAGGTAGAGGAAAAAAGACTGAGCCTTGCAAGAGCCGTCACCCTGACGATGTGTCAGTCAAACACCCTGCAGGGACCAGAGCTCCACACAGGGAAATG GTTGCAATTCCCCCAGCTGGCCCTGAGGCGAAGGTTGGGCCAGCTGAGCTGTATGTCTAGGCCTGCTCTGAAACTCCGTTCTTGGCCTCTGACTATTCTCTATTACCTTCTGCCTTTCGGTGCTCTTAAACCCTTGACCAGAGTGGGATGGAGGCCTATGAGCAGG GTTGCCCTGTACAAGTCGGTCCCAACTCGGCTGCTGTCCCGAGCCTGGGGTCGCCTGAACCAGGTGGAGCTGCCCACGTGGCTGCGGAAGCCGGTGTACAGCCTGTACATCTGGACCTTCGGGGTGAACATGAAGGAGGCAGCTGTGGAGGATCTGCATCACTACAGGAACCTCAGCGAGTTCTTCCGCAGGAAGCTGAAACCACAGGCGCGGCCTGTCTGCTGCGTGCACAGTGTG ATTAGCCCTTCTGATGGAAAGATCCTTAATTTTGGACAGGTAAAAAATTGTGAAGTGGAGCAAGTAAAAGGAGTTACTTATTCTCTGGAATCTTTCTTGGGACCTCGCGTCTCCACAGAGGAAATACGCTTTAGTCAGG CCCCAACTGGTAACTCTTTTCAGCAACAACTGGTCACAAAGGAGGGGAATGAGCTCTACCACTGTGTAATTTACCTTGCACCAGGGGATTATCACTGCTTCCACTCACCCACAGACTGGACAGTGTCACACCGACGGCATTTCCCAG GCTCTCTGATGTCTGTCAATCCTGGAGTTGCTCGCTGGATCAAGGAGCTGTTCTGCCACAATGAACGGGTTGTCCTTACAGGTGACTGGAAGCATGGCTTTTTCTCTCTGACAGCTGTAGGAGCAACAAACGTGGGCTCCATCCGCATCTACTTTGACCAG GACTTGCACACGAACAGTCCAAGTTACTCTAAAGGTTCCTACAATGACTTCAGCTTCATATCCAACAACAACAAGGAGGGAATTCCCATGAGGAAAGGAGAACATTTAGGGGAATTTAACTTAGGCTCTACGATTGTACTAATCTTTGAGGCACCCAAGGACTTCAAATTCAACCTCAAAGCTGGACAGAAAATCCGCTTTGGAGAAGCACTGGGCTCTCTATAG